A stretch of Salvelinus alpinus chromosome 4, SLU_Salpinus.1, whole genome shotgun sequence DNA encodes these proteins:
- the LOC139574340 gene encoding mediator of RNA polymerase II transcription subunit 19-A: protein MTEMFSNLYGQNEAQGPPGSSSLGFGPGKPPPPLPPNQVTMAAQMPPQHGDEGPALRKPGAMNEPFYLLRELPVGNELTGNTNLITHYNLEHAYNKFCGKKVKEKLSNFLPELPGMIDCPGTQDGSSLRSLIEKPPVCGNSFSPLTGASLTGFRLHTGPLPEQYRLMHIQPPKKKSKNKHKHHRPQDPIPQETPSDSDPKKKKKKRDDDPDRKKKKKDKKKKKNRHSPDHPGLAGSQPNSNSLR, encoded by the exons ATGACGGAAATGTTTTCAAATCTGTATGGGCAAAATGAAGCTCAGGGACCTCCCGGATCATCGTCTTTGGGATTCGGACCGGGAAAACCACCACCGCCTCTGCCGCCAAATCAAGTCACGATGGCGGCTCAGATGCCACCTCAGCACGGGGATGAGGGGCCTGCTCTACGGAAGCCGGGAGCAATGAACGAACCTTTTTATTTACTGCGAGAGCTACCAG TGGGCAATGAGCTGACGGGCAACACCAACCTAATCACCCATTACAACCTGGAACACGCCTACAACAAGTTCTGTGGCAAGAAGGTTAAGGAGAAGCTCAGCAACTTCCTGCCAGAGTTACCAG GTATGATAGACTGTCCTGGTACCCAGGATGGCAGTTCGTTGCGCTCTCTGATAGAGAAGCCTCCAGTGTGTGGCAACTCCTTCAGCCCTCTGACCGGAGCCAGCCTCACCGGCTTCAGACTGCACACCGGACCT CTACCAGAGCAGTACAGACTGATGCACATCCAGCCCCCAAAGAAAAAGAGCAAAAACAAGCACAAACACCACCGACCACAAGATCCCATACCGCAAG AAACACCGTCAGACTCTGaccccaagaagaagaagaaaaagagggATGATGACCCCGATCGCAAGAAGAAAAAGAAGGACAAGAAAAAGAAGAAG AACCGCCACAGTCCGGACCACCCTGGCTTGGCTGGCTCTCAGCCCAACAGCAACAGCCTCCGATAG
- the pmf1 gene encoding polyamine-modulated factor 1 → MEETGETTQEEIRHKGAKSSGDNVEDQSSNATGDVSSQSSGHGNDSRWSDGAEPQMNRLLLFNKVMEKSLQKFISDASFHRFAHTFHPFYKKNPQVTENIHKQFIEDLQRTIQDDINKLIEEGELQCKLDELNKLEEAAKNSQDPAWRPSGVPEQDLCSFVTPYYLKQEAYLRRELKKILQENAVLAQRVQAGREGIAQTEQRIATAVDEWKAPAQTAFAEFQALSSSLCPPATFDV, encoded by the exons ATGGAAGAAACTGGTGAAACAACTCAGGAGGAAATTCGTCACAAAGGTGCTAAAAGTTCAGGAGATAATGTGGAGGATCAGTCTAGTAATGCAACAGGAGATGTTTCGTCTCAGTCGTCGGGTCATGGAAATGATTCTCGCTGGTCAGACGGAGCCGAACCCCAGATGAACAGGCTATTGCTgttcaacaaagtaatggagaAGAGCCTACAGAAGTTTATATCCGATGCAAG TTTTCACAGATTTGCCCACACGTTCCATCCGTTCTACAAGAAGAACCCACAGGTGACAGAGAACATCCACAAGCAGTTCATAGAAGACCTACAGAGGACTATACAG GATGACATCAATAAACTGATCGAAGAGGGGGAGCTACAGTGCAAACTGGATGAACTGAACAAGCTAGAAGAAGCTGCTAAGAACAGCCAAGACCCTGCATG GCGTCCCAGTGGAGTGCCTGAGCAGGACCTGTGTAGTTTTGTGACGCCATACTACCTGAAGCAGGAGGCGTACCTGCGGAGGGAGCTGAAGAAGATTCTGCAGGAGAATGCTGTGCTGGCTCAGAGggtgcaggcaggcagggagggcatCGCTCAGACCGAACAGCGCATCGCAACAGCTGTGGACGAGTGGAAG GCACCTGCACAGACAGCTTTTGCCGAGTTCCAAgcgctctcttcctccctctgccctcctgcGACCTTTGATGTTTAA
- the LOC139574339 gene encoding thioredoxin-related transmembrane protein 2-B-like encodes MLRSSLVELLLLQLSLSSNSFLSLLYVACCANMGLITGVVAFFYHLPQIYKWLFKPYYILSTLMSTAFLILRKCPGLCENLNTEREDRNPCDFDWREVEILMFLGAIVMMKNRRAITIEQHAGNLFMFSKVANVILFFRLDIRLGILYFLLCIAFVMTCKPPLYMGPEYIKYFSEKTIDEELNHDTRVTWIVEFYANWAPECQSFAPVFADLSLKYNCTGLRFGKIDAGRYGEVAQRYKVSTSPLAKQLPSLVLFQSGREVMRRPMVDNKFRAVSWTFSEENIIREFNLNELFEASKKIKKGRGVKGEDQNPSLPDEGSEERQPEPDTPAESKKDQ; translated from the exons ATGTTACGTTCATCTTTGGTTGAGCTTTTGCTGCTTCAACTGTCACTTTCCTCAAactcctttctttctcttctctatGTTGCATGCTGCGCGAACATGGGGTTGATCACCGGAGTTGTTGCTTTCTTTTACCACTTACCTCAAATATACAAATGGCTCTTCAAGCCTTATTACATATTGTCTACATTGATGTCCACTGCATTCCTCATACTTAGGAAGTGTCCGGGACTTTGCGAAAACCTGAACACTGAACGGGAGGACCGGAACCCATGCGACTTTGACTGG AGAGAAGTGGAGATTCTTATGTTTCTCGGTGCGATTGTCATGATGAAGAACAGGAGAGCCA TCACCATAGAGCAGCATGCAGGGAACCTGTTTATGTTCAGTAAGGTGGCCAACGTCATCCTCTTCTTCAGGCTGGACATCAGACTGGGCATCCTCTACTTCCTACTATGTATTG CATTCGTCATGACCTGCAAACCACCACTCTACATGGGCCCAGAGTACATCAAGTACTTCAGTGAAAAGACCATAGAC GAGGAGTTGAATCATGATACTCGTGTGACGTGGATCGTTGAGTTCTATGCTAACTGGGCTCCTGAGTGTCAGTCCTTCGCCCCCGTCTTTGCTGACCTCTCCCTCAA GTATAACTGTACTGGACTGCGGTTTGGGAAGATAGATGCTGGCCGGTACGGAGAGGTGGCTCAGAG GTACAAGGTTAGCACCTCCCCTCTGGCCAAGCAGCTCCCTTCATTGGTGCTTTTCCAGTCAGGGCGGGAGGTCATGAGACGTCCAATGGTGGACAATAAGTTTCGAGCTGTGTCCTGGACTTTCAGCGAG GAAAACATCATACGTGAATTCAACCTGAACGAGCTCTTCGAGGCTTCTAAGAAGATAAAGAAGGGTCGTGGTGTGAAAGGAGAGGACCAGAACCCCTCACTACCAGACGAGGGCAGCGAAGAGCGCCAACCTGAACCAGACACCCCAGCAGAGAGCAAGAAAGACCAGTAG